Proteins co-encoded in one Candidatus Methylomirabilota bacterium genomic window:
- a CDS encoding efflux RND transporter permease subunit produces the protein MGVSALFIRRPVMTTLAMLALVVFGFMAYRDLPVSDLPNVDFPTVQVTALLPGASPDTMAAAVATPLERQFSAIAGLDSMTSTSSRGSTTIALQFSLDRDVDAAAQDVQAAIAQAQRSLPADMPSPPSYRKVNPADQPVLYLSLNSQTLPLSTVHEYADTLVAQRLSTVTGVAQVQIFGAQKYAVRIQLDPRALATRGIGLDEVEQALRQSNPNLPTGTLQGPSRAFTIEASGKPTEAAAFRSLIVAYREGSPVRLEELGRVIDSVENDKVAGWYNGTRSITLAVQRQPGTNTVAVVDGVKRLLPAIRAQLPAAVKLELVFDRSEAIRASVFDVQFTLGLAIALVVLVIFLFLRNVSATLIPSAALPMSIIGTFSVMYFLGYSLDNLSLMALTLSVGFVVDDAIVVLENIVRHMEHGQERRAAALEGAREIGFTIVSMTLSLVAVFIPVLFMGGILGRLLREFAVTIAVAILISGLVSLSLTPMLASRFLRPPGAARGRLYRASERTFDWLRDRYEWTLGWSLRHRGLVLASFAATVAVTVGLFVVIPKGFIPSPDTGQMVGFTEAAQDASFEAMLRYQQAVNAVLLDDPHVGGFVSAVGVRGPNAGLVFVRLKPRRERPGVDAVIQELRPKLARIPGVRVFLQNPPAVNVGGQLTKALYQYTLLSGDTAELYRWAGELEGRLRGLPGLRDVNSTLELASPQAVVDIDREKAAAVGLTAGQIEGALFNAYGSRQVSTMYTASNEYEVIMELAPEYQRDPAALSLLYVRAGGGRLVPLGSVATVRQGVGPLSVIHVGQLPAVTLSFNLSPGVSLGDAVARIRGVERQLHLPATITTTFQGAAQAFQSSLRGLGLLLLIAVLVIYIVLGILYESFIHPLTILSGLPSAGVGGLLTLLLFGRDLDFYGFIGLIMLLGIVKKNAIMQIDFALEAQRAGKPPAEAIYQGALVRFRPIMMTTVAAIMGTLPIALGFGAGAEVRRSLGLAVVGGLLLSQLLTLYVTPVVYLSLEGLERRLGAGFRWRRLLPSPRLHRGRGRTSVSPP, from the coding sequence ATCGGCGTGAGCGCGCTGTTCATCCGCCGGCCCGTCATGACGACGCTCGCCATGCTGGCGCTCGTCGTCTTCGGCTTCATGGCCTACCGTGACCTTCCGGTGAGCGACCTGCCGAACGTGGACTTCCCGACCGTGCAGGTGACCGCCCTGCTGCCGGGCGCGAGCCCCGACACGATGGCGGCGGCGGTCGCGACGCCGCTCGAGCGCCAGTTCTCGGCGATCGCCGGGCTCGACTCCATGACGTCGACCAGCTCGCGCGGCTCGACGACGATCGCGCTGCAGTTCTCGCTCGACCGCGACGTCGACGCCGCTGCCCAGGACGTGCAGGCGGCGATCGCCCAGGCCCAGCGTTCGCTACCGGCGGACATGCCGAGCCCGCCCTCCTACCGCAAGGTGAACCCGGCCGACCAGCCCGTCCTCTACCTGTCGCTCAACTCTCAGACCCTGCCGCTCTCGACCGTCCACGAGTACGCCGACACCCTGGTGGCCCAGCGGCTGTCCACGGTGACGGGCGTCGCCCAGGTGCAGATCTTCGGGGCCCAGAAGTACGCGGTGCGCATCCAGCTCGACCCGCGGGCGCTCGCGACTCGGGGCATCGGCCTCGACGAGGTCGAGCAGGCCCTCCGCCAGAGCAACCCGAACCTCCCGACGGGGACGCTCCAGGGCCCGAGCCGGGCCTTCACGATCGAGGCGAGCGGCAAGCCGACCGAGGCGGCCGCCTTCCGCTCGCTCATCGTTGCCTACCGGGAGGGCTCGCCGGTCCGCCTGGAGGAGCTGGGGCGCGTGATCGACAGCGTGGAGAACGACAAGGTGGCGGGCTGGTACAACGGGACCCGCTCCATCACCCTCGCCGTCCAGCGCCAGCCGGGCACCAACACCGTCGCGGTCGTCGACGGGGTCAAGCGGCTGCTGCCCGCCATCCGGGCCCAGCTTCCGGCCGCCGTCAAGCTGGAGCTGGTCTTCGACCGGTCCGAGGCCATCCGGGCCTCGGTCTTCGACGTCCAGTTCACGCTCGGGCTCGCCATCGCCCTGGTCGTGCTGGTGATCTTCCTCTTCCTCCGCAACGTCTCGGCCACGTTGATCCCGAGCGCCGCGCTGCCGATGTCGATCATCGGCACCTTCAGCGTGATGTACTTCCTCGGCTACAGCCTCGACAACCTCTCCCTGATGGCGCTGACGCTCTCGGTCGGGTTCGTCGTCGACGATGCGATCGTGGTCCTCGAGAACATCGTCCGCCACATGGAGCACGGTCAGGAGCGGCGGGCCGCGGCGCTGGAGGGCGCCCGCGAGATTGGCTTCACGATCGTCTCGATGACGTTGTCGCTGGTCGCGGTCTTCATCCCCGTCCTGTTCATGGGCGGGATCCTCGGCCGCCTGCTCCGCGAGTTCGCGGTGACGATCGCGGTCGCCATCCTGATCTCCGGCCTGGTCTCGCTGAGCCTGACCCCGATGCTGGCGAGCCGCTTCCTGCGGCCGCCGGGCGCGGCCCGCGGGCGGCTCTACCGGGCCTCGGAGCGGACCTTCGACTGGCTCCGCGACCGCTACGAGTGGACGCTCGGCTGGTCGCTTCGCCACCGCGGGCTCGTGCTGGCGAGCTTCGCCGCCACCGTGGCGGTCACGGTCGGGCTGTTCGTGGTCATCCCCAAGGGTTTCATCCCGAGCCCGGACACCGGACAGATGGTCGGCTTCACCGAAGCCGCCCAGGACGCCTCGTTCGAGGCCATGCTGCGCTACCAGCAGGCGGTCAACGCGGTGTTGCTCGACGACCCTCACGTCGGTGGCTTCGTCTCGGCGGTCGGCGTCCGCGGGCCCAATGCGGGGCTGGTCTTCGTGCGGTTGAAGCCGCGCCGGGAGCGACCGGGGGTCGACGCGGTCATCCAGGAGCTGCGGCCGAAACTCGCCCGCATCCCGGGGGTCCGCGTCTTCCTCCAGAACCCGCCGGCGGTCAACGTGGGGGGGCAGCTCACCAAGGCCCTCTACCAGTACACGCTGCTCTCCGGGGACACCGCCGAGCTCTACCGGTGGGCCGGCGAGCTGGAAGGGCGGCTCCGGGGTCTGCCGGGCCTCCGGGACGTGAACAGCACGCTGGAGCTGGCCAGCCCCCAGGCCGTCGTCGACATCGACCGCGAGAAGGCGGCCGCGGTCGGGCTCACCGCCGGGCAGATCGAGGGCGCGCTGTTCAACGCGTACGGCTCCCGCCAGGTCTCGACGATGTACACCGCCTCCAACGAGTACGAGGTGATCATGGAGCTGGCGCCGGAGTACCAGCGCGACCCGGCCGCGCTCTCGCTCCTCTACGTGCGGGCGGGCGGTGGGCGCCTGGTGCCGCTGGGCTCGGTGGCGACCGTGCGCCAGGGTGTCGGCCCGCTCTCGGTGATCCACGTCGGCCAGCTCCCGGCCGTCACGCTCTCTTTCAACCTGAGCCCGGGCGTCTCCCTGGGGGACGCGGTCGCTCGCATCCGGGGGGTCGAGCGGCAGCTGCACCTGCCGGCGACCATCACGACCACGTTCCAGGGCGCGGCCCAGGCCTTTCAGTCCTCGCTGAGAGGCCTCGGCCTGCTCCTGCTCATCGCGGTCCTGGTGATCTACATCGTCCTCGGCATCCTCTACGAGAGCTTCATCCACCCGCTGACCATCCTCTCCGGCCTCCCGTCGGCCGGGGTCGGCGGGCTCCTGACCCTTCTCCTGTTCGGCCGCGACCTCGACTTCTACGGGTTCATCGGCCTGATCATGCTGCTGGGGATCGTGAAGAAGAACGCCATCATGCAGATCGACTTCGCCCTCGAGGCCCAGCGGGCCGGGAAGCCGCCCGCCGAGGCGATCTACCAGGGGGCGCTGGTCCGCTTCCGCCCCATCATGATGACCACGGTGGCGGCGATCATGGGGACGTTGCCGATCGCGCTGGGCTTCGGCGCCGGCGCCGAGGTCCGCCGCTCGCTGGGCCTGGCGGTCGTCGGCGGGCTCCTCCTCTCCCAGCTCCTGACCCTCTACGTGACCCCGGTCGTCTACCTCTCCCTCGAGGGCCTCGAGCGCCGGCTCGGCGCCGGCTTCCGGTGGCGTCGACTCCTGCCGTCCCCGCGGCTCCACCGGGGCCGGGGGCGCACCAGCGTCTCGCCGCCATAG
- a CDS encoding efflux RND transporter periplasmic adaptor subunit: protein MRRVLAVLCLTAVTVACSRSGEREGRGAAPPPVPVIVATAVQKPMPVQLRAIGNVQPSETVTVRARVGGILAQVRFKEGQDVTEGQLLFTLDRGPLEAAVRQAEASLAKSRAEFENARRDAARYAELAQKGFVAQQEYDRLRTAAQALEATVQADRAVVENARLQMGYATIRAPIAGRSGALLVHEGDLIKANDTPLVVINRLRPVDIAFSMPERELPAVRQYRDQGTLAVDALAPQDAAPLGQGQLSFIDNRVDPTTGTIQLKATFPNGDGTLWPGQYVNVVLTLTTEPAAIVVPAQAVQTGQQGAYLFVVKADQTVESRPVRVARQVGAETVIAEGVGTGEAVVTEGQLRLVPGARVETKPTAAAAAPAGARPQ, encoded by the coding sequence CCGTCACGGTCGCCTGCTCCCGGTCGGGCGAGCGGGAGGGCCGCGGGGCCGCGCCGCCGCCGGTCCCCGTCATTGTCGCCACCGCCGTTCAGAAGCCCATGCCTGTCCAGCTCAGGGCGATCGGCAACGTGCAGCCGTCCGAGACCGTGACGGTCCGCGCCCGGGTGGGGGGCATCCTTGCCCAGGTCCGCTTCAAAGAGGGTCAGGACGTGACCGAGGGCCAGCTCCTCTTCACGCTCGACCGCGGGCCGCTCGAGGCGGCCGTCCGCCAGGCCGAGGCGAGTCTCGCGAAGAGCCGGGCCGAGTTCGAGAACGCCCGGCGGGACGCCGCGCGCTATGCCGAGCTGGCGCAGAAAGGCTTCGTCGCCCAGCAGGAGTACGACCGGTTGCGGACGGCCGCCCAGGCGCTCGAGGCCACCGTGCAGGCCGATCGCGCCGTCGTCGAGAACGCGCGCCTCCAGATGGGCTACGCGACCATCCGGGCGCCGATCGCGGGCCGGAGCGGTGCCCTCCTCGTCCACGAGGGGGACCTCATCAAGGCCAACGACACCCCGCTCGTCGTCATCAACCGCCTCCGGCCCGTCGACATCGCCTTCAGCATGCCCGAGCGGGAGCTCCCGGCGGTCCGGCAGTACCGGGACCAGGGGACGCTCGCGGTCGACGCCCTGGCCCCCCAGGACGCCGCCCCGCTGGGGCAGGGGCAGTTGAGCTTCATCGACAACCGCGTGGATCCCACCACGGGCACGATCCAGCTCAAGGCGACCTTCCCGAACGGGGATGGGACGCTGTGGCCGGGGCAGTACGTCAACGTCGTGCTCACCCTGACCACCGAACCGGCCGCCATCGTCGTCCCGGCCCAGGCCGTGCAAACCGGCCAGCAAGGCGCCTACCTCTTCGTCGTCAAGGCGGACCAGACGGTCGAGTCGCGCCCGGTGAGGGTCGCCCGCCAGGTCGGCGCCGAGACGGTGATCGCCGAAGGGGTGGGGACGGGGGAAGCGGTCGTCACCGAAGGCCAGCTTCGTCTGGTCCCGGGCGCGCGGGTGGAGACGAAGCCGACGGCGGCGGCCGCGGCCCCCGCCGGCGCCCGGCCCCAGTGA